A window of the Lycium ferocissimum isolate CSIRO_LF1 unplaced genomic scaffold, AGI_CSIRO_Lferr_CH_V1 ctg1945, whole genome shotgun sequence genome harbors these coding sequences:
- the LOC132042971 gene encoding uncharacterized protein LOC132042971, with translation MKTTKKKKPWCDHCKKHWHTRETCWKIHGKPPNWKKKGVDNRGSQYQHGQAFQTCFDQGQQSSPETSPFTKEQLEILHKLLQSPQFRPSAPNPSNPSCSFAETGNNKVKIADGSFSAIAGKGTDKVSGKTIGSARESGGLYFLENGNNSLQLNPICLNSTSVLNKVMLWHYRLGHPSFYYLRHLLPQLFRNKNPSLFQCEFCEMAKHHRSFFPSQKYQASKPFTMIHSDVWGPSRISTMSGKRWFVTFIDDHTRRVGFIY, from the exons ATGAAGacgacaaaaaagaaaaagccaTGGTGTGATCATTGTAAAAAACACTGGCACACCCGTGAAACATGTTGGAAGATTCATGGGAAACCACCAAACTGGAAGAAGAAAGGAGTTGATAATCGTGGCTCTCAATATCAACATGGTCAGGCTTTCCAAACTTGTTTTGATCAGGGACAGCAGTCTTCTCCAGAAACATCTCCATTCACAAAGGAACAACTGGAAATTCTGCACAAACTCCTTCAATCTCCACAATTTCGTCCTAGTGCACCAAATCCTTCTAATCCTTCTTGTTCTTTTGCTGAAACAG GGAATAATAAAGTCAAGATAGCTGATGGTTCCTTCTCTGCAATTGCTGGAAAAGGAACT GACAAGGTCTCGGGGAAGACGATTGGCAGTGCTAGAGAATCTGGAggtctttattttcttgagaATGGGAACAACTCACTACAACTGAATCCAATTTGTTTGAACTCTACTTCTGTTTTGAATAAAGTCATGCTTTGGCACTATAGGCTTGGACATCCtagtttttattatttaagacaTTTGTTACCTCAACtatttagaaataaaaatccgTCTTTGTTCCAATGTGAATTCTGTGAAATGGCTAAGCATCACCGATCCTTTTTTCCCTCTCAAAAGTATCAGGCTTCAAAGCCTTTTACGATGATTCATAGTGATGTTTGGGGACCATCTAGGATTTCAACAATGTCTGGAAAGCGATGGTTTGTAACTTTTATTGACGATCATACTAGGCGAGTTGGGTTTATTTATTGA